A genome region from Anopheles stephensi strain Indian chromosome 2, UCI_ANSTEP_V1.0, whole genome shotgun sequence includes the following:
- the LOC118508239 gene encoding uncharacterized protein LOC118508239 — MKLVLVVLSAVMVISAGLSLKPSPRRDIVLPRHMELPDPDSDKDTRVFRSGEKRLEKNTPPSPAPPVESKPAKLRVSNTKRKKVKKQVSTAKEDERTRVTSKSVSERKLHTKIVHVPEPFVVHVEKPYPVYIEKPVIVEKHVPMHLYITKKETKHR, encoded by the exons ATGAAG CTTGTTCTGGTCGTGTTATCTGCCGTGATGGTGATTAGCGCGGGCCTATCGCTTAAACCGAGCCCCCGGAGAGATATCGTACTGCCCCGCCATATGGAGCTACCCGATCCGGACAGCGATAAGGACACGCGAGTGTTTCGCAGTGGGGAAAAGCGTCTCGAGAAAAatacaccaccatcaccagcaccaccggTGGAAAGTAAGCCGGCCAAGTTACGCGTTAGCAACACCAAGCGGAAGAAGGTTAAGAAGCAGGTATCGACGGCGAAGGAAGACGAAAGAACGCGCGTCACGTCGAAAAGTGTGAGTGAGCGAAAATTGCACACGAAAATCGTGCACGTACCGGAACCGTTTGTTGTGCACGTTGAGAAGCCTTATCCGGTGTACATCGAGAAGCCTGTTATAGTGGAAAAACATGTGCCGATGCATCTTTACATTACCAAGAAGGAGACAAAGCATCGCTAG